In a genomic window of Muntiacus reevesi chromosome 1, mMunRee1.1, whole genome shotgun sequence:
- the CYB561D1 gene encoding probable transmembrane reductase CYB561D1 → MQSLEVGLVLAPPREPRLTRWLRRGSGILAHLVAVGFTIFLTVLSRPGTSLFSWHPVFMALAFCLCMAEAILLFSPEHSLFFFCSRKARIRLHWAGQTLAILGAALGLGFIISSRTRSELPHLVSWHSWVGALTLLATIGQALCGLCLLCPRAARVSRVARLKLYHLTCGLVVYLMATVTVLLGMHSVWFQAQIKGAAWYLCLALPLYPALVVMHQISSSYLPRKKMEI, encoded by the exons ATGCAGTCTCTGGAGGTAGGTCTGGTTCTCGCTCCGCCGAGGGAGCCGAGACTGACCCGCTGGCTGCGGAGAGGCAGTGGGATCTTGGCGCATCTGGTCGCTGTGGGCTTCACCATCTTCCTGACTGTGCTGTCCCGGCCAGGAACAA GTCTTTTCTCCTGGCACCCTGTATTCATGGCCTTGGCG TTCTGCCTCTGCATGGCTGAGGCCATCCTGCTCTTCTCGCCCGAGCACTCCCTGTTCTTCTTCTGCTCCCGAAAGGCCCGGATCCGACTCCACTGGGCAGGGCAGACCCTAGCCATCCTCGGTGCAGCCCTGGGCCTGGGCTTCATCATCTCCAGCAGGACCCGCAGTGAGCTGCCCCACCTGGTGTCCTGGCACAGCTGGGTAGGGGCTCTGACATTGCTGGCCACTATCGGCCAGGCACTGTGTGGACTTTGCCTCCTGTGTCCCCGGGCAGCCAGGGTCTCAAGGGTGGCTCGTCTCAAGCTCTACCATCTGACATGTGGACTGGTGGTCTACCTGATGGCTACAGTAACAGTGCTTCTGGGCATGCACTCTGTGTGGTTCCAGGCTCAGATCAAAGGTGCAGCCTGGTACCTCTGCCTGGCGCTGCCCCTCTATCCAGCCCTGGTAGTAATGCACCAGATCTCCAGCTCCTACTTGccaaggaagaaaatggaaatatga
- the AMIGO1 gene encoding amphoterin-induced protein 1, which translates to MQPPRDLRGLWLLLLSLFLLLFEVARAGRPVVSCPAACLCASNILSCSKQQLPNVPHSLPSYTALLDLSHNNLSRLRAEWTPTRLTHLHSLLLSHNHLNFISSEAFSPVPNLRYLDLSSNQLRTLDEFLFSELQVLEVLLLYNNHIMAVDRCAFDDMAQLQKLYLSQNQISRFPLELVKEGAKLPKLTLLDLSSNKLKNLPLPDLQKLPAWIKNGLYLHNNPLHCDCELYQLFSHWQYRQLSSVMDFQEDLYCMSAKKLHNVFNLSFLNCSEYKERAWEAHLGDSLTIKCDTKQQGMTKVWVTPSNERVLDEVANSTVTVSKDGSLHFHRVQIEHGGVYTCYAMGEAFNETLSVELKVYNFTLHGHHDTLNTAYTTLVGCILSVVLVLIYLYLTPCRCWCRGVEKPSSHQADSLSSSMLSTTPNHDPMAGGDKDDGFDRRVAFLEPAGPAQGQNGKLKPGNTLPVPEATGKGQRRMSDPESVSSVFSDTPIVV; encoded by the coding sequence ATGCAACCCCCACGAGACCTGCGAGGCCTCTGGCTCCTGCTGCTGTCCCTGTTCCTGCTCCTCTTTGAGGTGGCCAGAGCCGGCCGGCCGGTGGTGAGCTGTCCTGCCGCCTGCCTGTGCGCCAGCAACATCCTCAGCTGCTCCAAGCAGCAGCTGCCCAACGTGCCCCACTCCCTGCCCAGCTACACCGCCCTCCTGGACCTCAGCCACAACAACCTGAGCCGTCTGCGGGCCGAGTGGACCCCCACGCGCCTGACCCACCTGCACTCCCTGCTGCTGAGCCACAACCACCTGAATTTCATCTCCTCTGAGGCCTTTTCCCCGGTTCCCAACCTGCGCTACCTGGACCTCTCCTCCAACCAGCTGCGGACGCTGGATGAGTTCCTGTTCAGCGAACTGCAGGTCCTAGAGGTGCTGCTGCTCTACAATAACCACATCATGGCAGTGGACCGCTGCGCCTTCGATGACATGGCCCAGCTGCAGAAACTCTACTTGAGTCAGAACCAGATCTCCCGCTTCCCTCTGGAGCTGGTCAAGGAAGGAGCCAAGCTCCCCAAACTAACGCTCCTGGACCTTTCCTCCAACAAGCTGAAGAACTTACCCTTGCCTGACCTGCAGAAGCTGCCCGCCTGGATCAAGAATGGGCTGTACCTGCACAACAACCCCCTGCACTGCGACTGCGAGCTCTACCAGCTCTTTTCCCACTGGCAGTACCGGCAGCTGAGCTCCGTGATGGACTTTCAGGAGGACCTGTACTGCATGAGCGCCAAGAAACTGCACAATGTCTTCAACCTGAGTTTCCTCAACTGCAGCGAGTACAAGGAGCGTGCCTGGGAGGCCCACCTGGGTGACTCCTTGACCATCAAGTGTGACACCAAGCAGCAGGGGATGACCAAGGTGTGGGTGACACCCAGCAATGAACGGGTGCTGGATGAGGTGGCCAACAGCACGGTGACCGTGTCCAAGGATGGCAGTCTTCATTTCCATCGGGTGCAGATCGAGCACGGGGGTGTGTATACCTGCTATGCCATGGGGGAGGCTTTCAATGAGACCCTGTCTGTGGAGTTGAAAGTGTACAATTTCACCTTGCACGGACACCATGACACCCTCAACACAGCCTATACCACCCTTGTGGGCTGTATTCTCAGTGTAGTCCTGGTCCTCATATACCTGTACCTCACCCCGTGCCGCTGCTGGTGCCGGGGTGTCGAGAAACCTTCCAGCCATCAGGCAGACAGCCTCAGTTCTTCCATGCTTAGTACCACACCCAACCACGACCCTATGGCTGGCGGGGACAAGGATGATGGTTTTGACCGGCGGGTGGCCTTCCTGGAACCTGCTGGACCTGCGCAGGGTCAAAACGGCAAGCTCAAGCCGGGCAACACCCTGCCAGTGCCTGAGGCGACAGGCAAGGGCCAGCGGAGGATGTCGGACCCAGAATCGGTCAGCTCGGTCTTCTCTGATACGCCCATTGTGGTGTGA